The DNA sequence GGCCTCCTGCTCGTCCTCGCGTACGGGGCAGGGCTCGCCGTCACGCTGACGGCGGCCGGGTTCCTCGTGGTGCGGCTCGGCTCGTTCGCCGGGCGCCGCCTGGGCCGCGGCCGCGCGCCGGGCCTCGCGCGCCGCGTCGCCCCGCTGGGCTCCGCCTGCGTGGTCCTCGCACTTGGGTGCGGATTGGTGGTCAAGGGGGCTGCAACCGCGCTCGGTTGAGCTACTTTTGTGGAGAATCGCACGGCTGCGAATGGGGGGACCGTGACCGGTCAGGCGCGCGTGATCGCGGAGCGTTACCGCCTTCTCTCCCCGCTCGGCGAGGGCGGCATGGGCACGGTGTGGCGGGCCCGGGACGACGTGCTCGGCCGCGAGGTCGCGGTCAAGGAGGTCCGCGCGCCCGCGGGCCTCCCGGCGAGCGAGGTGGAGCGGCTGTACGCGCGCCTGGAGCGGGAGGCCTGGGCCGCCGCCCGCATCCCCCACCGGAACGTGGTCACGGTGTACGACGTGGCGCGCGAGGAGGGCCGCCCCTGGATCGTCATGGAGCTGGTCCGCGGCCTGGCCCTGTCCGACGTCCTGGAGGCCGAGGGGCCGATGACGCCGCAGCGGGCCGCACGGATCGGCGCCGAGGTCCTCGGCGCGCTCCGGGCCGCCCACGGCGCGGGCGTCCTGCACCGCGACGTGAAGCCGGGCAACGTCCTGCTCGGCAACGACGGCCGCGTCGTCCTGACGGACTTCGGCATCGCGATGGTGGAGGGCAGCTCGGCCCTGACGATGACGGGCGAGGTCGTCGGCTCGCCCGAATTCCTCGCGCCGGAGCGGGCGTTGGGGCAGCGTCCGGGCCCCGAGTCCGACCTGTGGTCGCTCGGCGTCCTGCTGTACGCGGCGGTGGAGGGCGTGTCGCCGTTCCGGCAGGACACCCCGCTGAGCACGCTGCGCGCGGTGGTCGACGAGGAGCTGCCGCCGCCGCACGGCGCCGGACCGCTGGCGCCGGTCATCGAGGGCCTGCTCCGCAAGGACCCCGCCGAGCGCACCACGGCCGACGTCGCCGAGCGCGATCTGCGGCTGATCGCGGAGGGCCACCCGCCGAGCAGCCACCAGGACGTTCCGTACGCGCCGACGGTGGTCTCCCACCAGCGGCCCGACGCCACTCCGCCCCCACCGCC is a window from the Streptomyces spectabilis genome containing:
- a CDS encoding serine/threonine-protein kinase, which encodes MTGQARVIAERYRLLSPLGEGGMGTVWRARDDVLGREVAVKEVRAPAGLPASEVERLYARLEREAWAAARIPHRNVVTVYDVAREEGRPWIVMELVRGLALSDVLEAEGPMTPQRAARIGAEVLGALRAAHGAGVLHRDVKPGNVLLGNDGRVVLTDFGIAMVEGSSALTMTGEVVGSPEFLAPERALGQRPGPESDLWSLGVLLYAAVEGVSPFRQDTPLSTLRAVVDEELPPPHGAGPLAPVIEGLLRKDPAERTTADVAERDLRLIAEGHPPSSHQDVPYAPTVVSHQRPDATPPPPPPPGGYAAASAATAGGPHGGTTATTTPGAPRSRRTAAVLVAGAAALVLAIGGITYALVNDDGNGEGDEGGGSASGADAGGTGGSGSGGDGGGSGGSGSGGSDGGGSGGGSSSGGGTDGGGSKGGSTNGGSAHGGGTGGTTKPPPQSVRVSLTGHGTEYEGPCPPSQGPSFTATFTVGRAPVTVEYRWVTAEGESGDPGWKSLSFPAAGGRTRQVNHTELPGTTSGTYHNELSVEVRSPASATSNSVAYSVTCEEEPTTGGGSSSSYSAS